Part of the Paenibacillus sp. JNUCC32 genome is shown below.
AACCGATCCCACTGCTCATGGGTCACTTCGGCCAGCTCGTTGAACTGTCCTGCCCCCTGCAGCCATTCGCCGCCGTCGATGGTGATCACGTCGCCATTAATATAGCCGGCATAATCGGAAATCAGATAGGCGGCGAGATTAGCCAGCTCCTCAGCATCCCCAACGCGCTTGAGGGGGATGCGGTCGATCATTTTCTGTTCCAGTTCCGGCGTTGGGGATAATCTTGACCAGGCGCCTTCGGTTGGGAACGGCCCCGGGGCGATGGCTACCTGGCGTATGCCGTATGGTGCCCATTCCACGGCCAGGGAGCGCGTCAGCGCAAGCACGCCTGCTTTGGCAGCCGCGGACGGGACCACGTAGCCAGAGCCCGTAGAAGCGTATGTGGTGACGATGTTGAGCATCGTTCCGCCTTTGCCTTGTTCGATCCAGCGTTTGCCGACCTCCAGGGTGGCATAGAAGGTGCCGTGCAGCACGATGTTGAGCACGGCATCCACAGCCCGAGGAGAAAGGCGCTCCGTGGGACTGATAAAGTTCCCGGCCGCATTGTTGACAAGCACATCAATGCCTCCGTAATGCTGCTCTGCCGCTTCAACAAGAGCCGAGATTTGCGCAGGGTCGCGAACATCGCAGCTTTTGTACCATACCTCGCAGCCCTTCTGCTTTAATTCCTCAGCGGTCTGCTGCAGCACTTCTTCCCGGCGTCCGCATATGGCGAGCTTGGCGCCCAGCAGCGCGAATTTCTCTCCCATGGCGCGCCCCAGGCCCGTGGCGCCTCCCGTAATCAAAACGACTTTATCGCGAAGCAAATCGTCGGTGAACGGTCCCATCGAAAGCTCCCCTTTCAGGCAGATATGGATTTTCGGATCCTTTGTCCGCGTTCTTTATAGAACAGGCTGCATACATTCAATGCTTATTTTCTTGCAACCGCTTACTTTAAGCGTAACATGGTTAACGAATCCAGTCACCACTTTGTTTGATCTGATATGGCGTAAGTGGATAAAGTGAACTCCTCCAAAGAAATCGGGCCGCAGCAGAACATAATCCCCTAATTCAGTTTCAGAAAGCCCTTGCTTGGTTAGGTTAATTAGAAATGCTGGTTAAAACGATACATAGTCGTAAATTCTACATCTTATACTTCACGCTGCCACCTGACCCTGGGTATATGATTACATCACGAGATGAGGTACCAGACATGATTCTACAATCACTGACGGATCGGCTGATATTAAAAAAGATTACGGGCCGTACTTCCGCGGATATCACGAGCCTGGAAACAGATTCAAGAGAAATCCGGCCGGGCGGCATGTTCGTATGCGTGCCGGGATTTCACGTGGACGGCCATGATTATGCCGAACAGGCGATACGGAATGGGGCTGTTGCCATCGTGGCCGAGCGGGAGCTTTCGGGACTGCCAGGAAACGTTACGCATATAACGGTGCCGGATACAAGAAGAATTCTGCCGATTCTCGCAAACGCTTTTTTTGGCGACCCTACGCGGCGATTGAAATTGATTGGAATTACCGGGACGAACGGCAAAACGACGACGACTCATATGGTAGATCAAATACTTAACGACGCCCGCCGCAAGACAGGGATCATCGGCACCTTGTATATGAAAATCGGAAATCATGTGGAGAAAACGCTGAATACGACGCCGGATACGATCCAGCTCATGCGTTATTTTCATACGATCATCTCGCATGGGGGTGAATACGGTGTTCTGGAGGTATCTTCGCACGGATTGGATATGGGAAGGGTGCGCGGATGCGATTTTCAGACGGTCGTCTTCACGAATTTATCGCATGATCATCTGGACTTCCATCAGACCATGGAGAGCTATCGCAATACGAAGGAGCTGCTGTTCGCCCAGCTGGGTAACAGTACCCGTGACATGCTGAAGAAGGCCGTCTTGAACGCAGACGATGCCGCATCCTCTTATTACTCAAAACGGACATCCGCACAAATCATAACCTATGGCATTCAGAATCAGGCGGACGTCCGGGCAACGCAAATTCATCACACAAGGGAAGGCTGCGCCTTTCATGCAGAAACGCCTTGGGGAAGCAGCGACGTTAATCTGAAGGTGCATGGAGCACACAATATATACAACGCGCTGGCTGCCATGACGACCTGTCTGCTGGAAGGGATACCGCTGGAAGAAATCCGCGAAAGTTTGGAGCAATTTGCAGGGGTTCATGGCCGGTTTCAAGAAATACAAACAGGACGCCGTTTTGGCGTGGTCGTCGATTATGCGCATAATCCGGACGGTCTTAAGGCAACCTTGCAATCCGCCAAGGCCATTACTTCAGGCAAAATGATATGCGTGATGGGCTGCCGGGGCGAGCGGGACCGCTCGAAACGGCCGATCATGGCCGATATTGCAGCCGCGTATTCGGATTATGTATTGTTCACGGCCGACAATCCGTTCTCGGAGGATCCGGAGCAGATCATGGCCGAGATGCTGGGCGGCTTAACGTCCCGCGAATCGGGGAACTGGGAGGTTGTCTTAGACCGTAAAGAAGCGATTCAACGCGCAGTGGAAATGGCCGGTGACGAGGACAGGATCATTATAACCGGACGAGGGCACGAAACCCGTTATGTTGCGGGCAGCCGGATCGAATCGTTTAGCGATGAGGATATCGTGATGAGTTCTTTGCAGGGCATAGGGCACGACATAGGGCAGGACATCCAGATGATGCACCGGAGCCCTGAATAAACCCGGGAGGTGCTGGATTTGAAACAAAAGATGTTCGGCATGATGTTTACAGCGGCGCTGCTGTTTCTTGCTGCATGTACAAACCAGTCGTCCCCTTCGGCTGAAGAAGGAGCGCAGGAGGAGCGGGGGGAGGCGGCTCCTGATTCTTCCTATCAGGTGCTTGCGGAGCAGCTGAGAACGCCTTGGTCCATCGATTTTGACGGTGAGACGATTTATATCAGCGAGCGGGAAGGGAATATCGTTCAGATCAAGGACGGCACATTGAACAGACAATCGGTACATACCGAGAAGCCGGTTTCGCATCAAGGAGAAGGGGGATTTCTGGGCTTTGCGTTAGCGCCTGATTTTCGGGATTCCGGAAAAGCCTTCGCCTATCACACCTATGATCAGGGTGGAACGCTCTTGAATCGGCTGGTTCTGCTGGAGTTGAAGGGAAACCAATGGACGGAGTCCCAAGTTTTCCTTGAGTCCATTCCCGGCTCCAATGTGCATAATGGCGGCAGAATCGCGATCGGTCCCGATGAGATGCTCTATGTTACGACGGGAGATTCGGGCGAGGGCGAGCTTGCGCAAAATCAGGAGAACCTGGCAGGCAAAATATTGCGATTAACGCTGGACGGGAAAGTCCCGGCGGACAATCCGACGGCAGGTTCTTACGTCTATACGTTAGGGCATCGGAATTCGCAGGGCTTGGCATGGGATTCGGAAGGGAATTTCTACAGCTCGGAGCACGGGCCTTCCGGCACGCCGGGCGGACACGATGAGATTAATGAAATCACGGCCGGCAGCAACTACGGCTGGCCCGAAATTTATGGCGATGATACGTTGGAAGGCATGGAACTCCCGCTGTACCATAGCGGCGAAACGGCAATAGCTCCTTCCGGCATCGCATTTGACGAGCAGGACCGCTTGTACGTGGCGACCCTTCGGGGACAGAAGCTGTACCGGTTCCAGCCGGAGAAAACCGCGCTCGAGACCGTGCTGGAAGGCGAAGGCCGATTAAGAGACGTTAAGGTCCATAACGGCAAAACCTATGTCATTACCAACAATACCGATGGCCGGGGCGTGCCGTCCGATCAGGATGATCGACTGCTTGTACTGGAATAATTCCAAGAAACATACATGTCTCGTGATTCAAGAGAATAGGATAGGACAAGTGCTATAAGAAACACGTCTATCGACGTACTTTCTCAGAAGACAGACCGCATATAGCGGAAGTTTTTCTTGCGAGATAAGGTGGGTAAGCCTCTGAAGTTTATACTTTCTTATCTTTTGACAAAAAAAGGGCCCCTTCCCGTATGGAAGGAGCCTGAAGTGGCAATAACAGATATTATGTTTGTTTGGCTTCGGCTTGCTTTCGGATCCGGTACACGCATTTCTTATCGCCTTTGGCAAGACATTCGGTACGTTCCACATCCGCTTCCAGCAAGGACTGAAACAGATCAAGCTCGCAGCGGCATGCATGCTGGTACCGGTTGGCTACCTGGGAGATCGGGCAGTTCAGTTCTTCAAGCACGTATTCTTCATCCGCGACTTTTTGGTAATCCACCATATATCCGTTGTCGTTCTGAATCTGGGCAAGGGCCGCGACCCGATCTTCGAGAGTCTCGGCTTTTACCGTCGGCGTGTACTTGTTCAGCAACGTGTCTTTGCGCTTGTCGAACAGCAAAGATATCATTTCGTCGCCGGCCTCGTCCTGGAGCTCGTTAAGCAGATCGAGGGCAAGCGAATGATAGTTCTTAGGGAAAAAATCCTCTGCAGATTCAGTAAGACTGTATAGCGAGACGGGTCTTCCCATCGGCTGCTTCACGGTTCGATACGTGATGTACCCTTCATTCTTCAAGCTCTCCAGATGTCGACGGACGGCCATGCCCGTAATGCCCAGTGCCTCGGTAATGGATTTCGTGCTGAGTTCACCATTTATTTTCAACATTTGCATGATATACTCGCGGGTGCTGTATGCAACTTCTTGATCCACTATAATCACCGCCTTGTTTCTCGATGAATGCTTTCTTTTGCAACAAAAAAGGTTAAAAAGCAATATGTCTCATCTTATGTCTTTACCTTCTATAAGTCAACCGGAATGGCCGTTTTCAAGGCTATTCTCTCGCGGTTTGTTGACAACTGGCATGATTAACCACATAATTATGATATATTTTAGTATAAAAAGTATAGAAACCGAGCAAATGAATGAGTAATGGACTTTTTGAAATGATAGCCCGGCTTTAGAATTTAGAAGATTCTTATTACACTTGGGAAGGTGGAATCACGGATGTATGTTATTGGCTCAGCTTGTATCGAAGAGAAGGCGGGAGAATGCGTAGACGTTTGCCCGGTGGATTGCATCGAAGAAGGGGACGACCAGTTCTATATCGACACCGATATATGCATTTCCTGCGGTGCCTGCGAAGCGGCGTGTCCGGTCGCGGCCATTTACTATTTTGAGGACCTGCCTGAGGACGAAAAGCATTATTTCGATAAAGCGGTGGAATATTACAAAAACAAGTAAGGCGCTCCGGTTTGAGTCTATCCGCTCTGTTGTCCGTCCGTTTCCGGAATGGAATAGGCAAGGTAGAAACGGACTCTCAAAGGATCGGCTATCCTCAAACCTCCGCTGGGGGGAAAGATTAAAAGACTAAAGATAAAAGATAAGAAATTTAAGTAATCAAGAGATTAAGATTAAAGATAAATGACTTAAAAGAATATAAAATTGAGGATTACAGGCGTTTAAATCTATATGTTATGTGTGTCAAAACAAAGCGGTTAAGATAAATAGCCGGAAAATCGTAAAGCTGCGCTCATGCTTCGATCTATACATAAGCCATCCGGGATATTCGAGGGCCCCTCGAATTAATTTCTCGGGTGGTTTCATTCGTTTTAGGCTGATGAAACAAGGATGTCCCTAACAACCTGGGACAAAACCGAAAATATCATAGATGTACTCCACTTATAGCCATTCGGGATGAAGAATGTTCCAATCATTCTTTTCTCGGGTGGCTTTATTATTGGGGTGAAACGACGTTGTTACCTACATTTTAGGAGATATTACGTCATGTTCATGTCATATTGTGCGTGATGGGCGGTCATCTGTATGTATGCAGGAGATTGAATTTCTTTCGTAAAAAAGTGAAATGCTTACATTTCCAGAATCAAAAAAATATTTATTTAAATGTGTCATATATATTGACACTTTTACAAAACACGTTTTATTATTAATATCACTGGAGAATAAAAATATTAAAACTGATAATAATCACTGTTTTTTGATGATTTCGGATCTTTTTACTTGGAAAATTGATCTAATTAATCTACTGGTGAAATTAAATAGGGGATGTCTTCATGAAAAAGCATGATCAAGACTTTATGAAGCGGCAGAACAGACTCACAGTATTTCAAATCATCAAGAATGAACAGCCGATTTCAAGAGCCGTCATTGCCAAACAGACGGGCATGAGTCCGACAACGGTCAGCCGGATCGTATCGGAGCTGACGGAGGAAGGATACGTTCACGAAACGGAAGAGCAGGCCTCGGCCGGCCGCGGAAGAAAGTCTTCCTTAATAAGGCTGCTGGATACGGCGGTCATCTCGATCGGCGTCGAGCTGGATCGGCATCAAGCGAATATCGGATTCATTGACGTTCAGGGTAACGTATTGTGCAGCGGAAGCTTTTCAAGATCATCCGATGAAACGGCAGATGTCACGGTGACCCGGATCGCGGAAACCATTGAAGAGCTGATCGCCGAATGCGATATCGACCGAAGACGGGTGGTCGGCATTGGCGTTGGACTGCCGGGCATCATCGATGTCGACGCCGGCATCGTCAATTTTTCGGTACAGCTGGGATGGAAGAATGTGGGGCTCGCCGAGAGGCTGAAGGAACTAACCGGGCTTCAAGCTGTCGTGGACAATGAGCTGAAGGTGAAGGCGTTGGCGGAGCAGCTCAAGGGTTCGGCCTACGGCTCCAACCGTACGGTGCTCCTGGGCTTCGGTAATGGCGTCGGATCGGCGCTCATTCTGGAGGGGGAGATTTACCGCGGGGTGACGAACAGCGCCGGGGAAATCGGTCACACGACCGTGGACCCAGAAGGCATGATGTGCGACTGCGGGAAAGCCGGATGCCTCCAAACGTATATCAATATACCGTCCTTGTTGTCGGAAGCCAGCAAAATCAAACCCGTCCGCACGATCGAGGAGCTGTTCGCGGAGAGGCGGGCCGGAACGCGCTGGGCAAGCTATTTGATCGATCGGGCCCTTGCCTATATGGCGATTACGATCAACAACGTCGTCAGCATGTACAATCCGGACAGCGTCATTTTGAGCGGCGAGTTTCTGGACAAGTTTCCCGAAGTATACGAAGAGATCACGGATCTGTGCTACTCGCAGTATATCTGGGAACCGCTTCAAGATTCCTTTTCGATTGTTCGCTCGGAGCTTCACGAGCATGGGGTCATCATCGGGTCGGGGCTTGTCGCACAGGATCGTTACTTTCAATTGAATTAATTCATCTGGAGATCGGGGGAGCATGAACATGGGATTTGTGCCATTGGTAGAGGAATATCGCGGGAACGTATTGGAGAACGTGCACTACGGCGCGATCAGCGTCGTAGACGAGAACGGAAAGGTTGTATACGCAGCGGGCGATCCGCATCATATGACCTTTCTGAGATCGGCGGCCAAGCCGTTCCAGGCAATTCCGGTAATGAAACGCCGGATTGACGAAGTGTACGGACTAACGGGGGAAGAAACGGCCTTGTTTGCCGCCTCCCATCGGGGTGAGAAGTTCCACATTGATGCATTGGAATCCATTCTGAAGAAAACCGGCATTCGGGAAGAATCGCTTCACTGCTGCGCAACTTATCCATTGAACGAGGATGCCAAGGCGCAGCGCCATCGCGATCATGAGGAGAAGCGCAGAATCTTCCATAACTGCTCCGGCAAGCACAGCGGCTTGATTGCTCTATGCAAGCAAATGGGCTGGGACGAAAGCACGTATTACAAACCGGAGCATCCGGTTCAGCAAGAAATCCTCGAGACGCTCGCTTATTTTGCCGAGGTTCCGGTTTCCTCGATCCCGCAAGGCATTGACGGCTGCGGACTTCCCATCTTCGCACTTCCCCTGGATCGTATCGGGTATTCCTTCCTTAAACTGGCATGCCCGGATTTGATCGAGGATCCAGAGACTGCAGAAGCTGCAGCCAGAATGGCAAAGCTGATGAATGAGTATCCGGATATCATTGCAGACACCAGGTTTGTGTGCTCAGCTCTGCTCAGGGACCACAACCTGACAGCCAAGGGCGGCGCGAAGGGCGTGTACGGCATCGGTCTTCGGAAAGAACGCTTGGCGATCTCGCTTAAAGTATCCGACGGCTCCGAGCAAGTATGGCCGTGCA
Proteins encoded:
- a CDS encoding SDR family oxidoreductase; translated protein: MGPFTDDLLRDKVVLITGGATGLGRAMGEKFALLGAKLAICGRREEVLQQTAEELKQKGCEVWYKSCDVRDPAQISALVEAAEQHYGGIDVLVNNAAGNFISPTERLSPRAVDAVLNIVLHGTFYATLEVGKRWIEQGKGGTMLNIVTTYASTGSGYVVPSAAAKAGVLALTRSLAVEWAPYGIRQVAIAPGPFPTEGAWSRLSPTPELEQKMIDRIPLKRVGDAEELANLAAYLISDYAGYINGDVITIDGGEWLQGAGQFNELAEVTHEQWDRLAELTRKGK
- a CDS encoding UDP-N-acetylmuramoyl-L-alanyl-D-glutamate--2,6-diaminopimelate ligase, which codes for MILQSLTDRLILKKITGRTSADITSLETDSREIRPGGMFVCVPGFHVDGHDYAEQAIRNGAVAIVAERELSGLPGNVTHITVPDTRRILPILANAFFGDPTRRLKLIGITGTNGKTTTTHMVDQILNDARRKTGIIGTLYMKIGNHVEKTLNTTPDTIQLMRYFHTIISHGGEYGVLEVSSHGLDMGRVRGCDFQTVVFTNLSHDHLDFHQTMESYRNTKELLFAQLGNSTRDMLKKAVLNADDAASSYYSKRTSAQIITYGIQNQADVRATQIHHTREGCAFHAETPWGSSDVNLKVHGAHNIYNALAAMTTCLLEGIPLEEIRESLEQFAGVHGRFQEIQTGRRFGVVVDYAHNPDGLKATLQSAKAITSGKMICVMGCRGERDRSKRPIMADIAAAYSDYVLFTADNPFSEDPEQIMAEMLGGLTSRESGNWEVVLDRKEAIQRAVEMAGDEDRIIITGRGHETRYVAGSRIESFSDEDIVMSSLQGIGHDIGQDIQMMHRSPE
- a CDS encoding PQQ-dependent sugar dehydrogenase; amino-acid sequence: MLDLKQKMFGMMFTAALLFLAACTNQSSPSAEEGAQEERGEAAPDSSYQVLAEQLRTPWSIDFDGETIYISEREGNIVQIKDGTLNRQSVHTEKPVSHQGEGGFLGFALAPDFRDSGKAFAYHTYDQGGTLLNRLVLLELKGNQWTESQVFLESIPGSNVHNGGRIAIGPDEMLYVTTGDSGEGELAQNQENLAGKILRLTLDGKVPADNPTAGSYVYTLGHRNSQGLAWDSEGNFYSSEHGPSGTPGGHDEINEITAGSNYGWPEIYGDDTLEGMELPLYHSGETAIAPSGIAFDEQDRLYVATLRGQKLYRFQPEKTALETVLEGEGRLRDVKVHNGKTYVITNNTDGRGVPSDQDDRLLVLE
- a CDS encoding helix-turn-helix transcriptional regulator — translated: MDQEVAYSTREYIMQMLKINGELSTKSITEALGITGMAVRRHLESLKNEGYITYRTVKQPMGRPVSLYSLTESAEDFFPKNYHSLALDLLNELQDEAGDEMISLLFDKRKDTLLNKYTPTVKAETLEDRVAALAQIQNDNGYMVDYQKVADEEYVLEELNCPISQVANRYQHACRCELDLFQSLLEADVERTECLAKGDKKCVYRIRKQAEAKQT
- a CDS encoding indolepyruvate ferredoxin oxidoreductase subunit alpha — encoded protein: MYVIGSACIEEKAGECVDVCPVDCIEEGDDQFYIDTDICISCGACEAACPVAAIYYFEDLPEDEKHYFDKAVEYYKNK
- a CDS encoding ROK family transcriptional regulator, whose protein sequence is MKKHDQDFMKRQNRLTVFQIIKNEQPISRAVIAKQTGMSPTTVSRIVSELTEEGYVHETEEQASAGRGRKSSLIRLLDTAVISIGVELDRHQANIGFIDVQGNVLCSGSFSRSSDETADVTVTRIAETIEELIAECDIDRRRVVGIGVGLPGIIDVDAGIVNFSVQLGWKNVGLAERLKELTGLQAVVDNELKVKALAEQLKGSAYGSNRTVLLGFGNGVGSALILEGEIYRGVTNSAGEIGHTTVDPEGMMCDCGKAGCLQTYINIPSLLSEASKIKPVRTIEELFAERRAGTRWASYLIDRALAYMAITINNVVSMYNPDSVILSGEFLDKFPEVYEEITDLCYSQYIWEPLQDSFSIVRSELHEHGVIIGSGLVAQDRYFQLN
- a CDS encoding asparaginase; its protein translation is MGFVPLVEEYRGNVLENVHYGAISVVDENGKVVYAAGDPHHMTFLRSAAKPFQAIPVMKRRIDEVYGLTGEETALFAASHRGEKFHIDALESILKKTGIREESLHCCATYPLNEDAKAQRHRDHEEKRRIFHNCSGKHSGLIALCKQMGWDESTYYKPEHPVQQEILETLAYFAEVPVSSIPQGIDGCGLPIFALPLDRIGYSFLKLACPDLIEDPETAEAAARMAKLMNEYPDIIADTRFVCSALLRDHNLTAKGGAKGVYGIGLRKERLAISLKVSDGSEQVWPCIIASILERLGYSDQSTIDRLYELVPNAIFNDGGTLVGERRAVYEWNA